Proteins from one Lacrimispora sphenoides genomic window:
- a CDS encoding GNAT family N-acetyltransferase produces MVYYLDEEVLIRTMIESDPKVICKEEIAQGWQANEEKYLKRLADNAAGKSIALVAEYKGNVAGYINVYINALWGSFAKMGYCEIVDFGVLEKYRCYGIGSKLMDAAEKIASEYSDTVYLGVGLHSGYGSAQRMYHKRGYIPDGKGVWYKDKIAEPHKTYCNDDDLNLYFSKKLR; encoded by the coding sequence ATGGTTTATTACTTAGATGAAGAGGTTCTAATAAGAACAATGATTGAATCCGACCCTAAAGTTATTTGTAAGGAAGAAATAGCACAAGGGTGGCAGGCAAATGAAGAGAAGTATTTGAAGAGGTTGGCGGATAATGCTGCTGGTAAATCCATTGCACTTGTTGCGGAATATAAAGGTAACGTTGCTGGATATATCAATGTATATATCAATGCTTTATGGGGCTCTTTTGCAAAGATGGGATATTGTGAAATTGTTGATTTTGGTGTATTAGAAAAATACCGTTGCTATGGAATAGGTTCTAAACTTATGGACGCTGCTGAAAAAATTGCTTCAGAATATTCGGATACCGTTTATCTTGGTGTAGGCTTACACAGCGGATATGGCAGCGCTCAAAGAATGTACCATAAGCGAGGTTACATACCCGATGGAAAAGGTGTATGGTATAAAGATAAAATAGCAGAACCGCATAAAACTTATTGCAACGATGATGACTTAAATCTATATTTCAGCAAAAAATTAAGATAG